The nucleotide window GGCGGAGCTCAAACACCACGATCCAAAGCTGGTCAGATCGATAAAGCCCGACGAGATACCGGAGCCTGAGAAGCTCGGTGAGCTCAAGGAAAGGATCGAGTCTATGGAGGAGGAGATACGCTCCCTTGAGCCCGTGAACATGAAGGCCATCGAGGACTTCGAGGTCGTGGAGAGGCGCTATCTCGAACTTAGCAGCAAGCGCGAGCAGGTTTTAGCGGAGAAGGAGAGCATAGAGGAGTTCATAGCCGAGATCGAGGGGCAGAAGAGGGAGGTTTTCATGAGAACCCTGGAGGCAATAGCGAAGAACTTCTCGGAGCTGTTCGCCAAGCTCTCGCCGGGCGGGAGCGCGAGGCTCATACTCGAGAACCCGGAGGATCCGTTCTCGGGGGGCCTGGAGATAGAGGCCAAGCCCGCTGGGAAGGACGTCAAGAGGATCGAGGCGATGAGCGGCGGCGAGAAGGCCTTAACTGCCTTGGCTTTCGTCTTCGCAATCCAGCGCTACAAGCCGGCCCCGTTCTACCTCTTCGACGAGATCGACGCCCACCTCGACGACGCGAACGTCAAGCGCGTTGCGGACCTTATCAAGGAATCCTCCCAGTCGAGCCAGTTCATAGTCATAACCCTGAGGGACGTCATGATGGCCAACGCCGACAAGATCATCGGCGTCAGCATGAGGAACGGAATAAGCAGGGTCGTGTCGCTCAGCCTTGAGAAGGCCATGAAGATACTCGAAGAGGCCAGGAGAAGGAGCGACGAGGAGCACAGGGAAATGTTCGGCCATCTGGAGGGCTGAGGATGTTTGATGAAGAGGAATACAGACGATGGATGGACCAGGCTGAATACACACTCAGGAGTGCGGAGAACGATATGAGGGCGGGCTTCTACTCGTGGGCGTGCTTCAAAGCACAGCAGGCAGGGGAATACGCGGTTAAGGCCCTTCTTTACGGGATGGGCGTGATGGCTTACGGGCACTCAATAAAAAAGCTCCTCGATGTGTTATCGCAAAAAATAGAGGTTCCCAGCGAACTGTTCAACAGGGCAAGGCTACTTGACAGGCATTACATACCCCCCAGATATCCGGATGCGTACATAGAGGGTTCTCCTTACGAGTACTACGGCGAGAATGACGCCAGAGAGGCAATAAATTCGGCTAGGGAGATAATAGAGTTCATCAGGAGGATTGCACATGAGAAGATTGAAAAATCCTGAGAAAATACCATACTGGGAGGAAATTCAGCGATACGTCCAGGACGTTGTTAGGGCCATTAATCCAAAGTTAATTCTCCTGTACGGCTCAATATCCAGGGGAACCTTTGGAATTGGAAGCGACGTTGACCTGCTCATAATCGCGGATAATCTGCCCAAAAACCCAAACGAACGACTCAAACTGCTCTATTCCCTTGACAGGACAAAAGCACCACTCGACCCCAAAGCTTACACTCCCTCTGAGGCTTTAAAAATGCTCAGAAAAGGACACCCCCTCCTCATGGATGCACTGGAAGACGGGATAATCCTTTACGCAGACGAGGACTACTTCCGGGAACTCGTGAAGGCATTTCAGCTGGCGAAGAGAAGATACCAGCGCTTTGAGAGAGGTTGGATTAGGATGGAGGGCTGAGGATGGAATCGAGGTTTGAAACCGAGATAACTCCCGTGGATATACTGCTCCAGCTGGTCAAAATGGGAAAAGTCGACCCCTGGAACATAGACATAGTGGACCTGACCGAGAAGTACATAAAGATGCTGCGCGAGATGAGGGAGCTCGACCTCAGGGTTTCCGCGAGGGCCATTTTAGCGGCTTCAATCCTCGTCAGGATGAAGACCGAGGCCCTTCTGAGCGAGGACGAAGAGGAGGAAGAGGAGAAAGGCGAAGAGAGGATCAGGGTGGAGGTTGAGCCCCTCGCACCGCCGATAAGGAGATCGGAGCGCTATTACACCTTCGACGACCTCATAGAGGCCCTCATGGATGCACTCGAGGAAGCGGAGAGAAGAAAGCCGAGGAAGCGGAAGAAGGAGAACATAGAGGAGCAGGTCTTTGTGGTTGATGACTTCCGCGTCGACATTGAGAAGCACGTCCACAGACTGCACGGCATAGTGGTGAAGCTCTACCGCGAAACAGGGAAGCCGATAAGGTTCTGGGACCTCGTCTTCGATCCGAGCCCGAAGATAGTGGCGAGGACCTTCCTCTACCTCCTCTTCCTCTCGAACATGGGGAAGGTAGAGCTCATTCAGGAGGAGCCCTTCGGGGAGATCCTTGTTCTTCCACTCGATCAAGATCGCAGCCGGCCAGCGTGAGGGAAGAGAGAACCTTTTTGGCCTTGTTTTCGCTTATCCTTCCTTCTTCGATCGCCTTCTGGAGGAGGTACTCTATCATGAAGCACTGAGCCGGGAGGAGGGGATTTCTGGTTAGAGCGTAGCTCTGCTCCCTCTTGAACATGAAGTGCCAGTCGAGCTCGGCCAAGAGCACGAAGCCGATGACGGCGAGGGTGTAGGTGACTCCCACGAACTCCCGGAAGCTGAACCTGGAGGCTATCCAGGGAACTGAGTAGAGCTCCTTGGCGAACACGAAGAGGATCATGAAGCTGTTCGCTATGCTGAGGTAGCTCGCGGCCCTCGTTATCTTGAGCTTCCACAGGACGATTCTATCCCGGGCTTTAACGAGGCTTTTTGCCCTCATCATCGTTCTCACCCGAAGGGGCACTCTCAACGCCAGCGATAAAGTTTTCTGACGGTGTTCTCTCCTCTCTCTTCGCGGGCCTCAGCGTTATCGCGAGTAAAGGCTCCTCTCTCCCGATGTAGAGGCTCCGCTTTTCCCTGTTGAGGTAGAAGCAGTAAATGCCGTTCGGAATTTCGGAAAGGAACTTGATTGGGGACGTTTCCCTCGCGAGCCTCTTATCAGGAAAGACGCAGCGGTAGGTCCCATTTAAGCCCTTCACGCGCTCCCGGATTTCATCGAGGTGGAGCCTCTCGCACTCGAGTTTTGCACACACGAGGCTCTTCCTTCCGTCGGTAAAGATTACAACGCGCTCGTTGACCTCGATCCTCCGCGAGCGGTCGAGGAACGACCAGAGCTCCGAGTAGACCCGCTCAAGCTTTCTCCTCTTTGCCAGCCTCTTCACGAGCCTTTCCTCGGCGTGCCTCGTCAGGAGCATAGGCAATCTCTCCAAAGCTTTGAAGGTCACGGATGCACCTACACAGGTACGTACATATGCAGGTTTTGACTAGTGAAAAAGGTATTTAAGTCTTAGAACCTGAGAGGAACCCATGAAGGGAAAAGTTTACCTGCTTGCCTTCGTGGCCCTCGCGCTCATCGACGCGCTCACAACGTGGTTCGGTGTTAGAATGGGCTTTGTCGAAGCCAACGGGATAATAGCCGAAAGACTGAGGAACCCGGTTCTTTTCTTCGGCAGCTACGCCCTCTTTACCGCGCTCGGCGCCGGCGTTATCGTCGTCTCGATCAGGCTGGAAAGGCTCAGCCCCGCTTTCAGGCTTGTGGTGATCGGGATGATCATCCTCAAAGCGGTTCCGGCAGTTAACAACCTCCTTCTCCTCGCGGGGATTTCGAGGTCAAGCGTCCTTCTAACGACTGCGGAGCCGCTGTTAAGAGCCCCATACGCAGCCAATCTGCCATGACTTTTTAAATCCTTTTGTAACTGCTTTCATCCCTTCTAAAGAACGCCAAAAGACAAATTTATGGGCAGGATACGGAGTTATGTGAAGCTCTTCAGCGAGCTCATCAAGTTTTTGAAGAATATTGCGTGTTTCCTCCTCAGACAGCCCCTTAAGGGCCTTTTCAAGGTCTTTGTAGAATCGTTCAGAGACGAGGACTTTCCACATTACCTGATCAGCCCCCGCGCCTTACCCCATCTGGTAAAGTCCCCTGGCCGATACTCCCGAACCTCCACAGCATCATCAACATGAAATTCCTCGTCGTCTTCGGGGATAAGGGCTTCGATAACCTCTTCCAGCACGTCAAGGCGTCTCTCTATTTCCTCTATTCTGTGGAGAATACGTGAGACCTCAACTCTTTCCACACCCCTCACCGAGGGGAAGTAGGGCACGGAGGATATTAACCTTGCTCGGAAAGCTTTTATGGTTGGCCGCCGAAGGGCTCAACATGTCCTATCTCAGAAGGGATTTAATCGAGCCCCGCGTTTACCAGGAGGTCATCTACGCCCGCTGTAAGGAGCGGAACTGCCTCGTCGTCCTGCCAACTGGCTTAGGAAAGACGCTCATAGCGATGCTCATAGCGGATTACAGGCTCTCGAAGTACGGGGGAAAGGTTCTCTTCTTAGCTCCAACCAAACCGCTGGCTATGCAACACGCCGAGAGCTTTAGAAAACTCTTCAACCTTCCGCCCGAGAAGATTAACGTCCTCACGGGTGAGCTTTCCCCGGATAAGCGCGCTGAACTCTGGAGGAAGAGCGTCGTCATTACCGCAACGCCCCAAACAATTGAAAACGACCTCCTAACGGGCAGGATTTCGCTTGAGGACGTCGTCCTGCTCGTCGTCGATGAGGCTCACAGGGCCGTTGGCAACTACGCCTACGTCTTCATAGCGAAGGAGTACCTTAAGACCGCCAAACATCCCCTCGTCCTCGGATTAACTGCATCGCCGGGGAGTGACGAGGAAAAGATTCGCGAGATAGTTGGGAACCTTGGGATAGAGCGCATAGAAATCAGAACCGAGAACTCGCCGGACGTCAAGCCCTACGTCCAGAGGATAGCCTTTGACTGGGTGAAAGTTGAGCTGCCGGGAATCTACAAAGATGTAAGAAAAATCCTGCGCGAGATGCTCAAGGATTCCCTAAAGCCCCTCGCAGATGCCGGGCTCGTGAGCTCCTCTTCACCGGACATCTCGAAGAGGGAGGTCCTTCAGGCGGGCTCGAAGATAAACCAGGCGATGGCCAAGGGCGACTACTCCATCGGCTACCTCAAGAAGCACCAGGCCAAGGCCATGAAGCTCCACCACGCGATTGAACTTTTGGAGACGCAGGGGCTAACGGCCCTCAGGAGCTACCTCAAGAAGCTCCGCGAGGACCGCTCAAAGTCTGGGAGAGAGCTCATGGAAGACCCGCGTATGAGGAAGGTCACTTACCTCCTCGTTCAGGCGAAAGAACTTGGCCTCGACCACCCGAAGATGGAGAAGCTGAAGGAGCTTATCCGGAAACAGCTCCAGAAAAAGCCGGACTCGAAGATAATCGTTTTCACGAACTACCGCGACACTGGGAAGAAGATAGTCGAGGAGCTCCAGGAGATGGGCATCTCGGCAGAGCGCTTCATAGGGCAGGCGAGCAGGGGAAGAGATAGGGGGATGAGTCAGAGGGAGCAGAAGGAAGTCCTGGATAGGTTCTCGCGCGGTGAGTTCAACGTTTTAGTTGCCACGAGCGTCGGCGAGGAGGGGCTGGACGTTCCCGAGGTTGATTTGGTCGTCTTCTACGAGCCCGTGCCTTCAGCAATAAGGAGCATTCAGCGCCGTGGCAGGACCGGAAGGCACAGGCCCGGAAAGGTGGTAATCCTCATGGCCAAGGGGACGCGGGACGAGGCCTACTACTGGAGCTCCCGGAGGAAGGAGAAGGGCATGTTCGAGGCGATAAGGAAAGTCGCGAGGGAATTGGAGAGCCTTGAGAGGGAATCCAAAGGCCGGGAGAGGGTTGAGGTGGGGAAGGGTAAGATAACATCCCTTGACGCGTTTCTAAAGGTTGGCAGGAGCAAGAAGGCCGGGAGTGAGAAGGAGAAAGAACCGGAGAAAAAGGCCGAATCAAAAGCTCCGCAGGTTCAAGATGAGAAAAAAGAGAAAAGCAAGAGCGGGGAAATCCCGGTTAAGCCGATATTCGTGAGGAAGCCGAAGGGGATAGTCGTCTACGTTGACTCGCGCGAGCTGAGGAGCGGAGTGCCGAAGATTCTGAAGGAGCTCGGGGCAGAGATTGAAGTTAAAACCCTTGATGTGGCAGATTACGTCGTCAGCGAGGAGGTGGGAATAGAAAGGAAGAGTGCCAACGACTTCATACAGTCAATAATAGACGGCAGGCTCTTCGACCAGGTTGAGAGGCTCAAGAGGGCCTACGAGAAGCCCGTGATAATCATCGAGGGCGAGCTCTACGGCATCAGGAACGTCCATCCCAACGCGATTAGGGGAGCCATAGCCTCGGTAACCGTTGACTGGGGTGTTCCGGTGCTCTTCTCCTCGGGAAAGGAGGAAACGGCGAGCTTCATCTACCTCTTAGCTAAACGCGAGCAAGAGGAGCGGAAGAAGGAGGTAAGGCTGAGGGGCGAGAAGAAGGCCCTAACCTTAGCTGAGAGACAGCGCCTAATCGTTGAGGGCCTTCCAAACGTTTCCTCGACGCTGGCCAAGCGCCTGCTCAAACATTTTGGCAACGTCGAGCGGGTCTTCACGGCAACCGAGGAGGAGCTCAAGGAGGTCGAGGGGATAGGGCCAAAGAAGGCGAGGGAGATAAGAAAAGTTATAACCGCGCCCTACGTGGAGGACGAGGGGTGAAGAACCGCCCTCAGAACCGGGAGCCTGTCCCGATACCACGTGAGGTTTTCAATGTTGAAGAACCAGGTATCTGCGTTGATGTCGTAGGGGATTCCGGCGCTCCAGAGTGCCGAAGCCATGACCTTTCCGAAATCCTCGTCAGCCTGAATCGGGCACTGAACGCTTTTATCCTTCTTTGAAAACCAGAATGGCCTCCACGCACCCACCCACGTGGGAATTCCCGTCTTTTTCGACCAGGCAAGAGAAGCGTTTATCGCGCTCTCTATGAGCGTCATATTGTAGGTGCAGTGCTTTGGGCCACCCGCGTATATGTGCCACTCGGCGAGGGTGTAGCCGTCGTTGGTAACGTTGAGGTACTTGAGGTAGAAGGGACTTGAGACTCGCGCCGGGGTCACGAAGACGAGCCGGTAGGGGTCGATTTTTCTGATTTCGGCTATCGTCTGGGCGTAAACCTTGTTGAGAACGTCGGGATAGCTCTTTATCGGGCCGCTCGACTCGATGAGGAGGTCGTAGGAGAGGAGGTATGAGGTCCCCCTAAAGTACTCGGCGACGGTCTTCCACCAGAGGACGAAGTGCTCCTGGGCCTTCTCGCTCGTCGGGTCGTTCCTCAGCTCCGGTGCCGTGTAAGTGATGATTGGAATAAGGCCAGCGCTGAGGGTGTCGTTGACTATCTCGCCGAGCTGTATCAGAGCAGTTCTGTTGTTCACGACGTCAGCTTCCACCCTTATCCGGACGTTGGAGAAGCCAGCTTTCTTGAAGTACTCCGGTATGTTAACTCCTTTCGAGCGCCAGTAGAAGTAGTAGCGGTGAACCCTCGCGAAGCTCATCCAATCAACGTCGATTCCAACGCCGAGGAGCTTCTCGTACTGCTGAGCCATTATGGGCTCTTTTCCAAGGAAATAAAGGGACTGATTGGCTGCAGGAGCAGCGGTGTGAGTAGGGGTCTGGTTTTTGATGATTCTCGTGTGCATACCCCACAACACGAGGAGGAGCAGGACGAGCGCGAGACCGAGCCTCTTCATGAGGAAAAGGACGAGCTGGAACAGTTAAGCCTTTTGGTTCAACTATGGGTCAGAGATGTTCTCGGGGTTAAACGCTCTGAAATTAAACCCAATTGATACCTCAAGAAAGAGTTACGAACCTTGGTCAAACTTCGCCTGCGCGAAGTTTGCTAGAATGGTGCCGGGGCGGGGCTTTGAACCCCGGACCTCTCGGTTTCTCAGGCTCCCCCGAAGGGGAGCGGCCCTATGAGCCGAGCGCTCTGACCAGGCTAAGCTACCCCGGCACTGCCCGAGCGCTCGACCTATACCTTTCGGAGGAGCTTTTTAAATCTTTCGATGCCCTAAAGCCTGAAAAGACCGAGGATCCAGAGGCCTATCGCGATGAGCAAAAGCCCGGCAACAACCGAGAGCTCGGCGGAGTGCCTCACCATGGCCCTCGAGAACTCCTTGCTCTCCCTTAAGCTTCCCATCGCGAACAGTATCGTGAGCAGGGGAAGGATGAATATGAGGTTGTAGAGAGCCAGGAGGAGGAACACCATCGCGGTCGAGGCCCTGGCTATAACGGCCGCGTAGACGAGGTAGGGTCCGGCGGAGCACGGAAGTAGGGTTGTTGAAACGCTTATTCCGAGTATGAGCGCCCCTATGACCGTTGTCTCGGCCGAGAACATCTTCCTGCGGAGGGCCCTTTTGTCACCGGTCCTCGAACGCTCGGCCAGGCCGGTGAGAATCGTGTAGAGGCCAAAGGCTATTGCGAAGTAGCCGGCCCACCTCAGGGGAATTCTGCCGGCTATGAGCGTTAGGCCCAGCCCGAGGGTGTAGTAGGAGATGTAAACAGCGACGACGAAGGAGAGACCGACGATGTAGAGCCTCTTCTTGTCAACTCCCTTCACCGAGAGCGCGATGAGGAAGAGCGTGTAAACCGCGAAGGTGCAGGGGTTCACCGAGTCCGTCAGGGCCAGCGTCAGGAACTGCGGTATGAAGTAGGACATGCCCAGCAGGGAGAGAACGGCCGCGCTTATCCCGAAGGACAGGAGAATTATCAGGAGCAGGTACCTGAACTCCCTCTGGTGCAGGATTTTCTCCGACATGATACCGGCTAAGGGCCGGCGGATATTAGGTTTTCCTAAACCGATGGTTCTCAACCTTGGGAGCGGAGGCTTTAACCTAAGGTTTGGGAAACCCATAAAATCTGGCCGGCGGAGAATCAAACGGTGGGATCATGATCATCTCGAAACCCTGCGTCACGATGAAGGGCGTCGTTATAGGGGCCTACTCGTGGGAGAAGAGGATAAAGCTCGACCTGACGAAAACGGCCCAGTGTTTGAAGGGGCGGGGCTACACGGTAAAAAAGCTCCTGCCCGGAATGATGCTAATCCTGGAGATGGAGGGCTACGAGGTCAGCGTTTACCCGAGCGGGAAGATAATCGTCAAACTCTTGGAGGATGCGAAGAAAGGTGAGGAAATCGCGAGGATTGTTTACGACTGCGCCGGGGTTCTGGAGGTGGTATCGTGAGGATTCCGGAGGATGTTAGGAAGGACATACCGCTGACGGGCGAGGTTATCTACTTCGACAACACGGCAACCTCGTTAACGCCGAAGCCGGTCGTTGAGGCCATGGACGAGTACTACCTCAGATACCGCGCCAACGTCCACCGCGGTGTGCACAGGCTCTCCCAGATGGCGACGCACAAGTACGAGGAGAGCAGGAAAGTGGTTGCAGACTTCATCAACGCGAAGTTCGAGGAGATAGCGTTCACCAAGAACACGAGCGAGAGCCTCAACCTTGTCGCCCTCGGCCTTGAGGACGTCTTCAAGCCGGGGGACAAGATAGTCACGACCCCGTACGAGCACCACTCGGATTTACTTCCCTGGCAGAGGTTGGCTAAAAAGCTCAACCTCAGGCTCGAGTTCATTGACGGGGACGACGAGGGCAACCTCGATTTGAGCGATGCGGAAAAGAAGATTAAGGGAGCCAAGCTCGTCGCGGTTCAGCACGTTTCAAATGCGCTCGGTGTTATCCACGAGGTCGAGGAGCTCGGAAAGATGGCAGAGGAGGAAGGAGCGATATTCGTCGTCGATGCGGCACAGAGCGCCGGGCACATGGAGGTTGACGTTAGGAAACTACACGCGGACTTCCTGGCCTTTTCCGGCCACAAGGGGCCGATGGGACCGACGGGAATAGGCGTCCTTTACATTAACGAGGAGTTCTTTGACGTCTTCGAGCCGCCGCTAATCGGCGGTGGGACGATTGAGGACGTTGATTTGGATTCCTACAAGCTGACCGAGCCACCGGAGCGGTTCGAGGCCGGAACACCGAACATAGGCGGTGCGATAGGACTGGCTGCAGGAATAAGGTACATTGAGAGGATTGGGTTAGACAGAATCGAGAGGCAGGAGAGGAAGCTCGTTAAGCGCACTACGGAAGGCCTTGACGAGCTTGAGATTCCCTGGTACGGGCCGAGAAACCTCAAAAAGCACGCCGGAGTGGTTAGCTTCAACGTCCCGCCGCTTCACCCGCACGACGTCGCGGCGATACTCGACGAGAACAACATAATGGTTCGCTCCGGTCACCACTGCGCCCTGCCGGTGATGAAAAAGCTGGGGATAAACGGAACGGTGAGGGCTTCGTTCCACGTCTACAACAGCCTTGAGGAGGTCGAGACGTTCCTCGGCGTTCTTGAGGAGCTGGTTAAGGGGCTGAGGGCCTAAAAGGGCACCTCCCCCCACTCCACGTTTATCGTCTCGGGCGTGCGGTATACGAAGGCTCCCTCGTCCTTCTGAACGTACCTCCTCATCGGACCCGGAGGAACGCCGTTGGCCTCGTAGATAACGCTCTGAGTGTCCGGCTCGTGGTACAGGACGAGGGTCGGCCCGGACAGGTTCATTATGGAATCGACGACGTAGTTCGTTCCCAGAACGGTTACGCGGCCCCTCAGCGGTTTCGTTATCAGGGGGACCGCCGCGCTCCCTATCTCGGTGTATGCGAGAACGGCGGCGTCATTTACGGCGACGACAGTTTTTCTCCTGTGCCTCACCACCGCGCTGACTATGAGGAAGGCCAGACTCGCCACCGTTATGCTGTACGCCCCTCCAAGATCGACGAGGACGTTCCTCCCGAACTCAGGCGCATCCCCCGAAAACAGAGCCTCGTCGAGGGGAGTGTAACTTTCGGCAATTACCTCGGCGTATTTCTCGCCGGAGGAGAGTGCCTCTGGAACGCTCCTGACCTTTCCCCGCATGAAATCGGCGTAGAGCCTCTCGGTCAGAACCCTGTCCAGACCGTAAGCCGTCTGAACTATCGTGGCGGCGGTGTAGCCATCGAGTACTCCCCGGGATGCGAGGGTTATGGGATCCAGTCCGGCCGGTGAGCCGTCCCGAACCTCGATTATGGTATCAAATCCCTCCCGGGGAAAGCTTCCTTCGGTGTCGAAGACGATGGTCCCGTAGTCCAGCTTTCTGTATGCCGAAACAACGTACTCCAGTGCTTTCGCCGGCCAGTCATCCATACCGAAAACCTTCAGCGTTCTGCCGTGGAAAACCGGGTCGTAGAAAACCGGCTCCTCGGCATCGATAATCTTTATCGCGATTCGGCTGTGCTTCATGAAAACCACCGGAAGAAATAGGGCGAGGTACTATAAACGGCTTCCGCTCAGGCCACCTTCACGAGCTTCTCCATCCAGGGACTCACGCGGACCCGCAGGTAGCCCCTGAACTTCCCATCAACCTCCGGGTCACCGGTGTAAACGCGAATCGGACCGGTCAGCTTGTCCGGCGTTGCAACGACGATTACGTTCTCCCTCGGAATTCTCCTGAGGACTTCGGCCGAGAACTGCTGGTTGCCCCTGCCGAAGAGGAAGTTGGCCCCCCCAACGACGGTGACGACCACTCTGGGATTTCTATCGACGAACCGGAGCAGGTCTTTCTCCGTCGCGTCCTTGACGAGGAGCTTGGCCTTGCCGTCCTTCACCTCAACGATATCGACGCCGAGGAGCGTCCCGTCTATGCCGAGATTGTCCTTTATCCTCTTCACCGTCGAGCCCGAGCCGAGGAAATAAATCCCCTCGCTTTCAAGGATTTCCTCAGCCAGAGCCTCCGCCAGGGTCTCAAGCTCCTCGCTCTCGTCGGCCTTGATAGCTTCCTTGCTCCCCTGCACGAGGTTCTCGACGACTGGAACGAGGGCCTTTCCGTAGGTTTTAGCTCTAATCTCGTCCCTTCTGAAAGCCTCTTCGTCGATGTCCCTGATTTCTCTCTCCTCGAGTTTAGCTTCCCCGCGCAGGAACCTAACGAGGACTTCCGCGGCCTTCTCCGGCGAAACCGCGAAGACGCCGGAGTACATCTTGACCCCGGTTGGAATCCCGAGGATTGGAACCTTCCTACCGACCACGCTGACGATGTCGCGGGCGGTTCCGTCGCCGCCGGCGAAGACTATGAGCTTAACTTTATCGGCCATCTCTCGGGCGAGCCTCCTGGTGTGCTCCGAGCTCGTGTCAGGAATCCTAACGCCGTTGATCTCGCGGTGGTGGAACTCGAGGGGAATAACCTCAAAGCGGAAGCCGAACTCCCGAAGGTAGTCCTCGCCGAGCGGGCCGGGGCCGGTGAGGAAGGTTATCGAGCGGGCCTCGGGATAGTGGGACAGCTCCTTCAAAAAGAGCCTGACGAGGTCCGGAGAAACCGGCCTGGCACCCCGCCTGATGGCCTCCTCAACCACCCCATCGGTGCCCTTGAGGGCCACTCGCCCGCCCATTCCGGCTATGGGGTTCACTATTAGCCCTATCACGCTCTCACCTCATGTACTTCCTCGCGAACACCGTCAGGAAGACCGCCCACATGAACATTCCGAAGAGGGCCTCTATTGAGGCTATTACCCTGCCGACGCCTATCGGGTGGTAGTCGCCGTAGCCGAGGGTCGTCGCCGTGACGACGCTGAAGTACTCGTAATCGAGGAGGGTCATTCTGCTGGATAGGCCCTGGACGCTTCCAGTCGCGAGGAAGAGGATCGGAAAGAGGACGTTGACCGCGAACAGCCATATCATGATCGGTCTCTTCCAGTCCGTTCCGTACTTGCAGGTTAGATCCGCGAAGAGCCACTCGAAGAGTATCTCCATCTTTCTGAGGAGCTTTTTCCATCCCCTTCTTCTCGCGGAGGCCCTTATCTTCCTCTTGGCGAGCATTTCAAGGTAGTAGTACTCGTCGGCCTTTTCAAAGTCCCCGCTCCTTTCCCAGCTCGTTCTGGCCAGGCGGTAGAAGACCTCCTCGGCGTAGGGACTGTTGAAGGAGCACTCCTCCACGATGACGAAGCCCTCAACGTTGAGCTCCAGCGGCAGGGTCGGCAGGACGGTAAGGTTCCATGTCGGCGAGACCACCACCGTTGACCTGCGCAGGATGAAGTTGCTCTCGATGCGGACGTGAACGAACTCAGGCGAGAGCAGCCTGCTCTGTCTCACCTCAACGTGGCCAAAGACCTCGAGGTTCTCAAGGGTCAGCCTGCCCGAGAAGCCCCTAACGGTAAGCCTGACCTGCCTCTTGAACCTCGGGGCTGTGTCGAAGCTTATGTCCCTCAGAACCAGCTCCCTCGCCCTGACCATCCGGGCCTTGCCCTCTGAGACGCTGACGCCGTGCTCCTCCAGGATCTTCCTGAGGAGGGGATAGCGGGTGTTTATGCCGATCTTCCTCACGTTCTCAAGGCCTGAAACCTCTATAACTCCGAGGATCTCCTTTTTCTCCCCGTATGCCGCTTCCTCGCCTTCCTCCCCACCGC belongs to Thermococcus sp. AM4 and includes:
- a CDS encoding aminotransferase class V-fold PLP-dependent enzyme → MRIPEDVRKDIPLTGEVIYFDNTATSLTPKPVVEAMDEYYLRYRANVHRGVHRLSQMATHKYEESRKVVADFINAKFEEIAFTKNTSESLNLVALGLEDVFKPGDKIVTTPYEHHSDLLPWQRLAKKLNLRLEFIDGDDEGNLDLSDAEKKIKGAKLVAVQHVSNALGVIHEVEELGKMAEEEGAIFVVDAAQSAGHMEVDVRKLHADFLAFSGHKGPMGPTGIGVLYINEEFFDVFEPPLIGGGTIEDVDLDSYKLTEPPERFEAGTPNIGGAIGLAAGIRYIERIGLDRIERQERKLVKRTTEGLDELEIPWYGPRNLKKHAGVVSFNVPPLHPHDVAAILDENNIMVRSGHHCALPVMKKLGINGTVRASFHVYNSLEEVETFLGVLEELVKGLRA
- a CDS encoding ATP-NAD kinase family protein, whose protein sequence is MIGLIVNPIAGMGGRVALKGTDGVVEEAIRRGARPVSPDLVRLFLKELSHYPEARSITFLTGPGPLGEDYLREFGFRFEVIPLEFHHREINGVRIPDTSSEHTRRLAREMADKVKLIVFAGGDGTARDIVSVVGRKVPILGIPTGVKMYSGVFAVSPEKAAEVLVRFLRGEAKLEEREIRDIDEEAFRRDEIRAKTYGKALVPVVENLVQGSKEAIKADESEELETLAEALAEEILESEGIYFLGSGSTVKRIKDNLGIDGTLLGVDIVEVKDGKAKLLVKDATEKDLLRFVDRNPRVVVTVVGGANFLFGRGNQQFSAEVLRRIPRENVIVVATPDKLTGPIRVYTGDPEVDGKFRGYLRVRVSPWMEKLVKVA
- a CDS encoding potassium channel family protein, with the translated sequence MIVGSTVERVIVFDTKLEVLLFKDSKIFGLNILRVDFSGHIAVRDSDVKYLMINSTRYVGGGEEGEEAAYGEKKEILGVIEVSGLENVRKIGINTRYPLLRKILEEHGVSVSEGKARMVRARELVLRDISFDTAPRFKRQVRLTVRGFSGRLTLENLEVFGHVEVRQSRLLSPEFVHVRIESNFILRRSTVVVSPTWNLTVLPTLPLELNVEGFVIVEECSFNSPYAEEVFYRLARTSWERSGDFEKADEYYYLEMLAKRKIRASARRRGWKKLLRKMEILFEWLFADLTCKYGTDWKRPIMIWLFAVNVLFPILFLATGSVQGLSSRMTLLDYEYFSVVTATTLGYGDYHPIGVGRVIASIEALFGMFMWAVFLTVFARKYMR